The Nilaparvata lugens isolate BPH unplaced genomic scaffold, ASM1435652v1 scaffold6101, whole genome shotgun sequence genome includes a region encoding these proteins:
- the LOC111052195 gene encoding uncharacterized protein LOC111052195 produces MYILSAQYALMNREISAMRRSTGFELGEYVEVRDIFISARSSILFHGLLQKYDALSDRMRLGFPTCGVHLFTMQFARTSPVSLPMGKNMVYLENVHVNTNIYFFPCCARGRGP; encoded by the exons ATGTATATCTTGTCAG CGCAGTACGCCCTCATGAATCGTGAGATTTCTGCCATGCGGCGCTCCACGGGGTTCGAACTAGGAGAATATGTGGAAGTTcgagatatttttatatcagcCAGGTCAAGTATTCTTTTCCATGGTTTGCTACAAAAATATGATGCATTATCTGATAGAATGCGCTTAGGTTTTCCTACTTGCGGAGTCCACTTATTCACTATGCAATTTGCTAGGACTTCTCCTGTTAGCTTACCGATGGGAAAGAACATGGTGTATTTAGAGAATGTGCATGTTAATACGAATATATATTTCTTCCCATGTTGTGCTAGGGGTAGAGGACCATAA
- the LOC120356188 gene encoding uncharacterized protein LOC120356188 → MKSSKLLISRIRLWKNISGSPSNRLDSWKRHTNQEVGGGWWLTGHVGWRLGGGTLRSLGDAWSDLRRRRYRVGRPHSLISLSRTLIGINRIDDVINLRRRQLG, encoded by the exons atgaagtcctccaagctattgatatctcgcatccggctctggaaaaacatcagtggctcgccgagtaatagactggacagttggaaacgccatactaaccaagag gttggtggcGGCTGGTGGTTGACTGGTCACGTCGGATGGCGACTGGGTGGCGGCACTCTCCGTTCCCTCGGCGAtgcttggagcgatctgcgaagacgccggtaccgggttggacgccctcactccctcatctccctcagccggactctcatcggaattaatcgcatcgacgacgttatcaatcttcgtagaagacaattgggctaa